Below is a window of Halomicrobium mukohataei DSM 12286 DNA.
AGGATGAACGCCGGTGCCTCGTTGTTCTCGATCTCGTCAAGGAGCATCATTGGGAGCCGAAGCGTAGAGCTATCGAGATCCTGCTCGGTGACGCCGACCAAGTGCGACATGACCGAGCCGTTTCCGTTGGTGACGGCTTTGGTCGTCCGATCGGCGAGGTACTTCTCCAGCAGCGTCTCGCCGAGTTTCGACTCTTCGAACGATGTCGTGTCGAGATCGCCACGAGCGACAGCGTCTTCGACGAAGGACAGCGCTGCTCGATCCTGCGCGTCGTCGACGATTCCGGTGTGGGGATAGTATTGCTCATGTGTTTCGAGACCGCCACGAATCTGCTCGCGGAGCTTCGCCGCAGTGAGCAGGTGCTCGTCGACGCCATCAGTCACCGGCGGGCGCACCCCCGTTCCCAGCTCCGGCGAGATCAGCAAGGTCTTGGTCGAAGTCGATACGAACGCCGGGGGTTTCGGACTCCTGCGAGTTCTCTTCAGTCTCGCGAATCTTCCGCTCGAGGCCGAACTGCTCGATCGCGTTGTCGATCTCGTCGGTCAACCCCCCTCCTTCGTCTGGAAGGGTCCCGCGTTCGAACGTCGAGACGATCCGAAGCACGGCCTTCCGGGTGGCGTTACGGATGATCGTGAACGCCTGGGCTTCGATCGCGAAACCACGCTTGGCGTCTTCCTCGAGCTGGCCGCGACACTCCTCGACAGCTTGGAGTGTTTTCATCAGCTCGCGGTCGGACATCGTACCGCGCCAAGTGCCTTCGACAGTCTGTTCGTCGAGATTGACCTGCTTCCCGAAGGCGAGATCGGGACTCACTCGATCGAGTTGCCCTTCGGTGATCGTCCACTCGCTGAATCGCTGGCCGGGGATGCGGAAGATGCCGCCCTTCGTGTAGCGAGCGTCGACGTCGACGAGCCAGACGTACGTCGGTTCCCACAGCAGTGACCGGACCTTCTTGCCGGTCGGTCGACCGACGATCGGGATGATGATGATAGCTGTGAGGCCGATGATCTGGAGGTTGCGCGGGGGTTCGAAGCCGATGACCGACGCCAGAACGAACGGCCCGAGGCCGAGACCCGACGCCAGGAGCGTCAGGTTCTCGGTCAGCCAGCGGAACGCGCGGAACCAGCGAGATCGACTCGGGTCCTGCTCTGGTTCGTTAGTCTGTTCCGTCCGGGCTCGGGATCGCTCATGCGACGCGCTCACCTCGTTCGGTCGTGCCGACCTTGGCCGCTGCTTCGTACAGGACTGCGACGACGAGCAGCGCCACGAGTACTCGGAGAGCGTTCTTGTGTCCGATCATGAGTTTACTGGACTGGGACTCCCCAGGAGACGACCGTCGCGATAAACGCCAGCTGCATTCCGAGCGGCGTGTCGGCAGCCACGCGTCAGACGATCGTTCGGTCCGGCCCACGTCCTTCGGTTACACTTTCACTCCGCTTTCATCGCTTTTAACCCATCTCGTGTCCTTGGATCACTCGCGCACCCTCCATCGGTGGTGGGCACCATCCATTTCGTTCCCCTTTCCCGAACGTCGCCCAGCGACAGCTGTCGCGCCAACAGTAACAAGCACCGGGGTGTAACTGCCGGTATGCTCGCTTTCGATGACGTGCTGGCCGCCCGCGATCGCGTCGCCGAGACGGCTCGACACACCCCGCTCGACTACTCGCACACCTTCTCGTCGATGACGGGCGCAGACGTACACCTCAAGCTCGAACTGTTCCAGCGGACCGGCTCGTTCAAGATCCGCGGCGCGACCAACCGGATCGCGACACTGTCGGAGGGAGAACGCGAGGCGGGCGTCGTCACCGCCAGCGCGGGCAACCACGCCCAGGGCGTGGCGCTGGCGGCGACCCGTATCGGCGTCGATTCGACGATCGTCATGCCCGAACGCGCCCCCGTCTCGAAGGTCCAGGCCACCGAAAGTTACGGTGGGAACGTGGTCCTCCACGGGCGAGACTACGACGCGGCCGCCCAGAAGGCCCACGAGATCGAGCGCGAGTCCGGCCGGACCTACGTCCACGCCTTCGACGACGAGATGGTGATGGCCGGCCAGGGGACGATCGGACTGGAGATCTACGAGGACCTGCCCGGCGTCGACACCGTCGTCGTCCCCATCGGCGGCGGCGGCCTCATCAGCGGGATCGCGACGGCGCTGAAGGGCCAGGACGACGACGTGCGCGTGATCGGCGTGCAGGCAGACGGGGCGTCCAGCGTCGCCGAGTCCCTGAAGAAGGGCCACCGGATCGAACGCGATTCGGTCCAGACGATCGCCGACGGGATCGCGACCCGGACCATCGGCGACCGGACGTTCGAGGTGATCGAAGAGCGCGTCGACGAGGTCGTCACCGTCACCGATCCGGAGATCGCCGTCGCGCTGACGACGCTGCTGGAGCGGTCGAAGACGCTGGCCGAGGGAGCGGGCGCGGTCCCGCTTGCGGCCCTGCTCGAAGGGAAGTTCGACTACGAGGACGACGAGACGATCGTTCCGACGCTCTGTGGGGGCAACATCGACCTGAACACGCTGACGAACGTCATCATGCGAGGGCTGGTCGAGACCGGGCGGTACTGCAAGATCAGGACCGTCCTGGAGGATCGGCCGGGCTCGCTGGAGGAACTGGTCGAGGTGCTGTCGGCGGCCCAGGTCAACGTCTACGGCATCGAGCACGACCGGACCTCGCGGGACATCGCCATGAACGACGCCGAGGTCGAGTTGGACTTGGAGACGCGGGGGCCGGACCACGTCGCGGAGCTGCTCGATCGGCTCGAAGACGCGGGCTTCGAGGTCGAAGTCCTGGTGTAGCGCCCCACATTTATGCCCTCGCCGGTCGCGCGTTGACGTATGAAACGGATTGTCAGTACCGACGCCGCCCCCGCCGCGGTCGGAGCGTACAGTCAGGCCACGACGACCGACGACCTCGTCTTTACGGCCGGACAGATCCCGCTGACTCCCGAGGGCGACCTGCTCGACGAGGCCGCCATCGACGTACAGGCCCAGCAGGCCCTCGAAAACGTCGAGGCCATCCTGGAGTCGTCGGGCACGAGCCTCGACAACGTCCTGAAGGTGACGGTGTACCTCGACGACATCGACGACTTCGAGGCGATGGACGACGCCTACGAGAGCTTCTTCGAGAGCGAGCCGCCGGCCCGCAGCGCCGTCGGCGTCGACGAACTCCCGAAGGGCGTCGGCGTCGAGATCGAGGCGATTGCGACGAAGTAAAGGCTGACCGGCCCACAGCGTCGGTATGGACGATCGCACCAGAGAGAGCCTGCTGTGGGGGGTCGTCGGAACGCTGTCCTTTCTCGTACTCGTCCAGGGCTACGAGCTACTCGCCGCCGCCACGGTGACCGTCGGCGTCAAGGCCGGCGTCGCCCTGATGGTCGGCGTCACCACCACGGCAGTGACGACCGTCGCCCGCGATCGACTCCTCGACGCCCGGCGTCGCCCAACCGAGAACGAAAGCCCTTAATCACCCGCCCGCCGACGTTTCGATGCGTGCCAGGATGGCCGAACGGTAAGGCGCACGCCTGGAAAGCGTGTTCCCTTTCGGGATTCTGGGTTCAAATCCCAGTCCTGGCGTGATTCTGCCGCGAGCAAACTCGCGAGCGGCGACTCTCCCATCGAGAGGATTTGAACCCCTGGAAGTCGCAGCCCCGGAACGGCCGAGCGAAGTGAGGCCGCATGCCCGGACCGTCTTCCTCTGGGTTCAAATCCCAGTCCTGGCGTGATTCTGCCGCGAGCAAACTCGCGAGCGGTGACTGTCTAAACGTGGGCGAAAAAACTGAACGCCC
It encodes the following:
- the ilvA gene encoding threonine ammonia-lyase; translated protein: MLAFDDVLAARDRVAETARHTPLDYSHTFSSMTGADVHLKLELFQRTGSFKIRGATNRIATLSEGEREAGVVTASAGNHAQGVALAATRIGVDSTIVMPERAPVSKVQATESYGGNVVLHGRDYDAAAQKAHEIERESGRTYVHAFDDEMVMAGQGTIGLEIYEDLPGVDTVVVPIGGGGLISGIATALKGQDDDVRVIGVQADGASSVAESLKKGHRIERDSVQTIADGIATRTIGDRTFEVIEERVDEVVTVTDPEIAVALTTLLERSKTLAEGAGAVPLAALLEGKFDYEDDETIVPTLCGGNIDLNTLTNVIMRGLVETGRYCKIRTVLEDRPGSLEELVEVLSAAQVNVYGIEHDRTSRDIAMNDAEVELDLETRGPDHVAELLDRLEDAGFEVEVLV
- a CDS encoding Rid family detoxifying hydrolase; protein product: MKRIVSTDAAPAAVGAYSQATTTDDLVFTAGQIPLTPEGDLLDEAAIDVQAQQALENVEAILESSGTSLDNVLKVTVYLDDIDDFEAMDDAYESFFESEPPARSAVGVDELPKGVGVEIEAIATK